AAGAAGTATATATGCGCATGCCACCCGGATTCAACAAGGATGGATCGTCTAAAGTGTGTAAATTGATGAAGTCTTTGTATGGGCTCAAACAAGCTTCAAGAAATTGGTTTGCTAAATTAACCACTTCATTGACAAGGTACGGTTTCATCCAATCGATGGCTGATTATTCATTGTTCACTTTCGACAAAGATGGCATTTTTCTTGGCATATTGgtgtatgtagatgacatgattgtcgtAAGTAACAACGAAGAAGCTAGTGGGCGTCTCAAGCAATTTCTTGACCGTAGTTTTGGAATAAAGGACCTCGGCAGACTCAAGTACTTCTTGGGAATCGAGGTAGCCACCGGGTCAAAGGGACTCTTCCTTAGCCAACGTAAATATGCTTTAGAAATTGTGATGGAAGCGGGAATGGGAGGAGCGAAAGAGACACCCCATTCAGCCGAACCATAACTTAGCTTTGGCGGAAGGGTGTGTATTGAACGACTCCATGAAGTATCGGAGATTAGTGGGACGACTAATTTATTTGACCATTACGAGGCCAGACCTAGTGTACGCTGTCCATATACTATCTCAGTTTGTGCACGCTCCTAGAAAGGAGCATTGGGATGCGGTACTTCGAGTGACACGTTACCTCAAAGGAAATCCAGGAAAAGGAATTGTGATAGACAAGAGTTGCGATTTCAAGTTGAAGGGTTATTCGGACTCGGATTTTGCGAAATGTCCTTTGTCAAGAAGGTCTTTAACCGGTTATTTCGTTGTTTTTGGGAATTCACCCATCTCGTGGAAGGCAAAGAAGCAAACAACAGTAGCAAAATCGACAGCCGAGGCCGAGTATCGAGCCTTAGCAGCTGTAACAAGTGAAGTCATTTGGCTCAAATCTTTTCTTGCTTCACTGGGTGTTTCTCACGCACAATCTATAGAGCTTTTTTGTGATAATAAGGCCGCACTCCACATAGCTAAAAATCCCGTTTTTCATGATCGAACTAAACACATAGAGATCGATTGTCATTTTATTCGTCATCATCTTGTTCTTGGAACGATTTCTACTTCGTACATACGGAGTAAAGAGCAAATTGCCGACCTATTTACCAAGGCACTAGGTGGTGATGCTTTTCGTTATCTCCAGTCCAAGTTGGGCATTGGGTTACcaagtgctccaacttgagggggagtaatAGACGATATCATTCGATATTGTGCAATATTACGCATATAATATCCGAGACATTCAGAGTATGAGATCATTGTGAATTATTTAGTTACCTTTTATTAGTCTTGTAATTAGGTAAGTAATTATATGGGAACGTGTATGTATTCTATATAAGCTAGTtgtattctctttttttttatcaTCAATAAATCATACACATTCAGTGTTTCCTATATGTTCTGCTTGTGTTCATTGTTCTTCAAtaccccaccatcaaatcctcagaagaaccaacttcgaaagccgatgaattctcatctgtaccttcaagaattatatgtttaggggggaacttaatgaaatggaaaggacattgttcctttaacctttctcgtaacgcatccattttcttctcgctttcaatatagctcggttgTCGACAcaattcccttaatcttttattttgtgCTTATTCTGATAACTTACGATCCCTCTGCACCCATGGACTCACAATATTTGTACCTTGATTAACGAccataattttaatttaattttggaacaaaattaaaattatagaatcacccaccaataatgcaacgttgattcaaacccaccaataatgcaacattgattcaataaaaaataatTGAACAGTCcgtgcattagtcaaatcaagaataatgagatgttggagtatgtgtactcaacaatagtgcgatcacatgttgaAATCTCAAATTaaaaatacgtaagggatgattcatttgtatagtcaactgatcaacattaatcagtaatgattggctaactagagtttgacattactgtcgtttgatggtggtgatcagttgatcccttaaggtcacacctaaaggacaattcccttaatagacaaattgattaattgtatggcgatacaagttaatcaattccttaaaattgaacaattcaattgtgagagaaaatatttaatatcttattgtaatttgattaaataagatttattttagtaattaaaatactttattactaaaattgattattgtttgtgaaacaatagagataagaatgaatggttaattataattacaatatgttgtgaattataattatatgacccattttatttatgtgatcaagaatcactagtcaatttattgtatgtaatttaattaatttgtgaaatgatatttatttgataaatattcattaaattaattaacaacatgtaacatactacatgtgacatattgtgtgacaagtggcaaattgacaaaataaaatggtagtccattttatacatggtgaccgaaatggagggagtagtagtggattgtggttgatttattttatgagataaaatatatataatcaaacCTAGTCTATCTAGCCTTATACACCTACTCTAACTAGTCTTACACAtgctatttcttgtgaagaacaaaagataAAGCAAGAGCCATACATTGGCTAGGTGTACCCCTCCACCACCGGTTTTCCCCTCCTTATTAttaagagaatttgttctcttattcATCCATTCATATGACATGCATCCTTACCTCCTTCTCTccctcttctctctaaacttgttTTAGAATACATTAGATTGTTCATCAAAATTCTAATcacaatattagattactagtgtagtaataagaatattattagatttattttaaggatactagtatattaatctagttaattaatatattagtttaagggatttgtcttgggtgcaatcaaaggatgatctctacattgggattttggaggatcatccattacatttaagctcaagaacaaataaagaaggtgaccttatttgtgcccttattttctgAAACAAAATTGTTTCATTTTGATTCattttaaggccaaaagaaacagtccaaggaatggttaacaattgaaagtgtttcatcgctttttgaagtatTATTCCAGCAGGCCTGACTTCCAATCTGTATATCTCAAGTTCTAACGGTTCAAGTCATATGATTCCTATGCCATTGGAAAGCTTAAGCTCTTATATAAATCAGGGATTTGGAATTACCATCATAGCTATTTTATATCTTGAGATATGGCGgatgcaaacagactgcgcattactggacagcccatgacctacgtgcactaaacgttcaataactcaagatttactcaATGATTAAGGTTGATTCCTTTTGGATATGAAAGATAACTCATTTAGCTTTCCAGTAAGCTATCATGAGCCCTTAAATTCATTGTGAGCTATGAGATATGCCCTCTACAAGATGCGCCTGGTTTCCTGAGAATGCTATCAAGCCCGGTTTTGGACATCATCACAATTCAAGGTCCAACTCCAAATACGTCTAACAAGATGTGATATTTTATGACTCTAGACCCTTCTATGATGAGTTTAGAGACTTTTTGCCTAGgaacttttatttaaataaggatccaagctgagatgaattcgcaagacaaaaccgagtaacgagtttatcggttttcaacaatcgaGCTTAGTTTGCTTCCAATCGGTCCCATCTTTTTATTAATCAAATGAAGACCATCCTAGGAAGAAATCCAGCTGCTTGGACCGACCAAAACAGTCCTAGGAGGCTGCTTTCTTTATTTTGAAGAATTTCAGcaacttttccttgttttcttgcttgttttcttGCTTTTTTCTTTACTTTTCAAAGcaacttttccttgttttcttgcatgtttccttgtggagacaactttccttgttttcttgcatgtttccttgtggagacaacttttccttgttttcttgcatgtttccttgtggagacaacttttccttgttttcttgcttgtttaaATGTTAGCCATTAGATGTAATTTGGATGgttaagattagaaggacttGGGCTATAAGTAAACCAAGTTCCCAAGTGTAATATTCAGATTTGATTAAGATAAAAACCAAGTAAGAAACAtgagttttcttcattaaaatctcttctttgctttgtgcttgaagagctcctttgctgtgtgcttggagtttggtagtttacttgcttgtgtgctttaaactatcgagtctattcctattgctttgtgttcgggtcTAGACATATCCCATTCGTCCCTCAAGGACACGCCTAAAATTTCagtttgtttcatgcaaacttaggctcATTTCCTTAGTTTTCTACTTAAATTGTCGAGTTAGAGGTTTCACTCCAACTTGGTAATCAGAGCTTTGGTTGAGTGTTCATCTAtcctaactacaacaaaaacacaataacaaACCCAAGAGTGAAGAGAGTTTATCAAAACTTTGGTttgttgttaaaaaaaaaaatttgtctttCTTAAAGTGTTGTCACTCGGTTTTCCCATTGGAAAATCAGTAGCAATGGAGTATGTTCCTTatgttccatgctcaaagatTGAGCCTTGTGACCTTGGTTCTACTTCCAAGTCCTTACAAGAAACTAAGGTGAAGTTACAAGCCCAAATAAGAAGGCTTAAAGGTGATGTGCCTACAAGGAGTGCAACCGGTTGTCATGGTGTTCCAAGGGAGCCAAAACCACCAGATTTGAACCGTGGAGAGCACCACTTGCTCCGTGATTGTCATATGTCCTCTCCCACCcttagagacaaaggtaaaacaccaTTACTTCCTTCTTTTAATGGTGAAAACAGTAGGGCCTTTGTGCCTTGGTTATATGAGGTTGAATGCTATTTTAAGGGcaagtatttttcggaggaaaGGAAGCTTGAGTTGGTTGTGTCTTGTTTAAAgggtgttgctttgttgtggtataatactcttgcattttcaaggaggatggaagggaagggtagaatatgttcttggtttaaacttgaaaggaacaTGAGATTAAAGTTTCTACCTTCTTCTACCATGGATAATTTGTTGACTGAACTTAAGACCCTaaaacaaaattccttgagtgtCCATGAGTATGCTAGATTATTTGAGAAACTACATTTTGTGTGTGTCAATGAAGTTAATCCTTTcaaaaaaatcagattttttcttggcttgaaatctgaaattgctCGAAAAATTAACTTAGAAATGGTGCATTCATATGGAGAATTGCTTGGGTTGGCTTTGGATGTTGAGAAGAGCTTAGTAAGGCCTAAAAACCATGAGGTCTTAGCTAAAGGGGTTAGTTTAGAAGTAGCCAAAACAGATGGGAAAGAGGAGAGTTTAGACCAAGGAGTTGTGCCAAGCTTGAACATTACTTTTCCTAAGTCTAAATCCCTTGAGCCAAAAGTCATTAGCATTTGTGATGAGATGATTAACCCATGTAGTGCTACATTTGAGAGTCCATGTTTTGAAAATAAAACCCCCTTCAACCCAACACATAAGCCTACTAGTGAGGAGGAGAATAGCCATATCCTCTCCCATGTGACCATCAATGACCAAGCTACTGATTTGGGGTCTAGAGAAGTGATTGTTAATCAAGGACTACTTAGCCTTCAAACCATGGAGTTTGGACAGTCCATGATCATGTTCAATGGTGGAACTTGTTCGGATTCAAGCAAGGGTAAAGCAAAAAGAGAGTCTTGGGTTGTTCCAAACTTGAGTGTACCAAATCCGACCTCCTACATCAACCATGGTTCTTGCTTAAAAATCTACATCTTGGGATCATGCCAACTGAGTAAGGAGCAACCTCAAACGTCCTTAAAGCCTGATTTGTCCAAGAACTTTGGTGACAAAAGAGTAACAACACCTCTCTTGCCATACACAATTACAGTGGTCTATGATCCAGGGAGGAAATCATGATAATCCATCTCTTAAGGTGTGTGTGTTCTTATTGTGAAGAGGTTGAAGATGACAATGTCGagaatttgagggcaaattctttTCAAGAAAGGGAGTTTGAAACAAAATTGTTTCATTTTGATTCattttaaggccaaaagaaacagtccaaggaatggttaacaattgaaagtgtttcatcgctttttgaagtatTATTCCAGCAGGCCTGACTTCCAATCTGTATATCTCAAGTTCTAACGGTTCAAGTCATATGATTCCTATGCCATTGGAAAGCTTAAGCTCTTATATAAATCAGGGATTTGGAATTACCATCATAGCTATTTTATATCTTGAGATATGGCGgatgcaaacagactgcgcattactggacagcccatgacctacgtgcactaaacgttcaataactcaagatttactcaATGATTAAGGTTGATTCCTTTTGGATATGAAAGATAACTCATTTAGCTTTCCAGTAAGCTATCATGAGCCCTTAAATTCATTGTGAGCTATGAGATATGCCCTCTACAAGATGCGCCTGGTTTCCTGAGAATGCTATCAAGCCCGGTTTTGGACATCATCACAATTCAAGGTCCAACTCCAAATACGTCTAACAAGATGTGATATTTTATGACTCTAGACCCTTCTATGATGAGTTTAGAGACTTTTTGCCTAGgaacttttatttaaataaggatccaagctgagatgaattcgcaagacaaaaccgagtaacgagtttatcggttttcaacaatcgaGCTTAGTTTGCTTCCAATCGGTCCCATCTTTTTATTAATCAAATGAAGACCATCCTAGGAAGAAATCCAGCTGCTTGGACCGACCAAAACAGTCCTAGGAGGCTGCTTTCTTTATTTTGAAGAATTTCAGcaacttttccttgttttcttgcttgttttcttGCTTTTTTCTTTACTTTTCAGcaacttttccttgttttcttgcatgtttccttgtggagacaactttccttgttttcttgcatgtttccttgtggagacaacttttccttgttttcttgcatgtttccttgtggagacaacttttccttgttttcttgcttgtttaaATGTTAGCCATTAGATGTAATTTGGATGgttaagattagaaggacttGGGCTATAAGTAAACCAAGTTCCCAAGTGTAATATTCAGATTTGATTAAGATAAAAACCAAGTAAGAAACAtgagttttcttcattaaaatctcttctttgctttgtgcttgaagagctcctttgctgtgtgcttggagtttggtagtttacttgcttgtgtgctttaaactatcgagtctattcctattgctttgtgttcgggtcTAGACATATCCCATTCGTCCCTCAAGGACACGCCTAAAATTTCagtttgtttcatgcaaacttaggctcATTTCCTTAGTTTTCTACTTAAATTGTCGAGTTAGAGGTTTCACTCCattttcgagccatataacaatgtaagggacattgtttttctcatttaatctcttattttgttgtgcatgcactagatctaatgaactcacattaatatgttaattagttcactattagaagagtctaataataggtatatgaacctaacaattggtatcagagcataggatgttgcatgcataatcggtttggtttttccgagttaaatgtaacttaattaaaactaaatttttttgatttattagagtaagtcacgaaatcatgatgcatgttatatattctggtcctaaaataattttaggtcatttttatgatttatggtaatttattgctcgttttaatgttttttagtgattttattacattttaatgactaaaatgcaaattaaaatgctaaaaatagttaatttaagtttctgaccttgaaatttttatatgacctcacatgcatattttatttattgtatgtaaaattgcgtattaatgtgattaatattgcatgatttatgatttttatgagataaaaatgaattaaaaggaggtaaaatggttaaatatagttaaacttcgaaacgggccatgaaattttaatatgttgtcacatgcatgttttactcactgtgtgtaaaatttgaaatgaacttgatttatttagcatgatttatgaatttttagagtaaaaatgacataaatagtgactattttagcataaatagctaaaacgaattgcatggcatagAAAATTATTTTAGTTTACATAAATATaacacttatcagatctaaaattttaaaattgattggattaatttttgtatactttagatgttttatttgataaaaccgataaatcgcaactatattttctcgaaataaatgcgaaagttttaaccataatttttgacattatgagtgtcatggaattattccagaatgttcaaaaatttaaaattcaaattttgaaattattgtaatttaatttggatttatttcataaatgttatgattttaaggtaaaaaatgagcatgaaatcatatcaagttgaattattgtcaaaaattgagtgatgactaatttttgagtcctaagaatgttaagataattaacttgagcttaaatttgatttaagtattgattaaTGATTTTAATAAgctattatcacgcatttccataaaactgggttatataaacgatataagttaaatagggcgatttggcacataatttggcatgatagacacattttataatgctgcatatttcaattgttgaatgtcttttatttatataattttgaattatgtaattttatcttagtatggccttagttttaatcgatattacccgtaatgaaagggaatattgattcagttgtaatttaatgtgatctcgtttcacttttattttttactagtttcattttacaaatgtataataggaatagctttgtatttttattattatttgtaatcatggagtttcatcaagacggtgccattcggaaaggcgttccgacaaagacggtgttctaggGAGGTGTGCCacgtgaagattcaagggaccaaaggagttggtttccgaatatgtaatagattatttgattttctattttaggaaggccatactagggatttattattgttttgcatttcttttaatatgttgcatgcattgccaaatcggcataacaacacatgcatatcatatcgagtcatcaaccgtgtcaattataattatcgtagttcaccgatttagttgacttaaaacgtgatagataataaattgacaatacctctcactaaataataattgagaattagccttaccaaatagtagaaaccatgagtcccaatttcataaggaagtaggctcggctcaccgggctgctaaacttgttacgttgggtaagtgggtaataaaatgttattacatcgaaatttggattgagctcaacggaagtattcgtgaccgtagtcgcatgtgttccgggcttaagataaatattaaagtaattttatcgaccgagagttctagaagtagaatcgattaaagagttaatccaccgagttatattgataagggatgaatcggctcaccgtgcccgaattgatatgaatttggatctcgggatcatttataatagttgggtagaggtcactatataaatgcttaaaacttgtttaaaacgtTTACAAGTAtcattataacgataaatgttaattgtttccttcatatccgtttttgtagttatttatccgCAATGGATTCATCAAAAACTAttacaccgatcaccattaattcatggctccaatcattcaatgaaaaatgctccttgtatgacaatgacccgattagagaattacgcttaGGCATTGCTAAGGATGGAAATATTTGCTATTTTACCACTtctacacctcccactcccatactCATGTCCACCTCCTTGGTAAGAGAATCACATGAGGagaatctcacaaattccaaggTATCGTTGTTTGATGAAGgaaggagaaatatcaaattgagtgggagttctagcaagagtgtccttgcaactgaaaggggtaatggtattaataaaggaaaggcaaagaagggtaagaaacccaaatccgatactgaattggaagttgatagtgagactaccacaaccaaaaccaagaaaggtgcccaatcctacgacgaatgtcattattgtaatgtcatgggccattggaagcgtaattgccccaagtatttggaagatatcaatgttGGACTTATCACTcgaagtgggacttggaaatgtggaaaagctaaacaagggtgatgtagatctccgacaaggaaatggagctagggtagccaccacttcaagagggacttatgtacttgttttagctaatagctttgagttgtaatctacataattgttattatatacccactttgtctaaaaacattatttccatgttagacatggaaggattgttcttttgcaataaaaaacaattgttgtattttgttgaaatgACTTGACCATGAGCCaagtgtcacggtccgctacttttgccggaccgtggcgcgcacctttgccccttctctaggcaagatgcaagcgacaaggcttttcgtactagtgagggatcgcccactagcacgatactcgggtctcggggtgtgagtcgggatcctagtgtcgatcccacaaacactgcttgttagtaaagtgaaggctaagagtcgttcacaacaaagcaacaacaagcaatacgaaggcacaaggtaggaagtagattttcattcactagtactccctaaagagggaaatatgatagttacatcctggtagcaggaaacattgaatttacaagtttagttcagaatagcgatatacctatttatggaaacctattctaaaactactaagaaaatacttactacaaatgtacaaggaaaatgaaaatacataagcataaataaatctaagggttcaagtgtgcggatcgtcacactctcccccacctaatctgttgccgccctcggcaacacaaaagATCTTGAACggtgcttcagtgagacatcctcggtgagctctgACTGTCCATGCAGTGTTGGGGATTGGCTTGTACAACTCGGCTTGAATGTGCGCTTCGTCCCAAACAATGACTGGCCTCTTCGTACCTTCAAGGATAGGTGGAGTTCCTTGACATAGAAGCCgccgaacatcatgttctccaagtccACCACGGGCTCCTTGTCTCTCGGGAACGCCCACTTTGCCGCTGCTTGAAAAGTGCTCTCTCGGGCTTTCTCCAATCGCCCCAACGGACCTTCGTCTTGTCTCTCGTCACTTCAAAGACCATTTGCATTCAAGGGAATGTGAGATCTCCGGACGCCGAATCGCATTTCGCggccctgatggtacgaggctgctctcttgggtcgaccgaccgcaaaccaggacgtcgattcaacaCATCGACGCGCCGCccccgatggtacgaggccttatctcttggGTCGATCGACCCATAAAACCAGGACGCCGATTCGaagacatcgacgcggcccctcgatggtacgaggcctacttctttgggcatctctgccctcattgtctactcctcggtgagggggtagactcttctttcgtccccaggccacttagcatcgtagttagcctgggtcttgttcgccctcggctccaccgaacctttaggcattctccaaggtcgcatcccttgtttcgcATCGGATCctatcaccctcatagccgaaattcgatctgccccttgtcttcgtcgccatctaccgtattcactacgatagaccccattagtagcatcgatccgtcacttGGTTTCAATACTACCAATGCTTTCCGAAAAGAacgcatcccgagtactaacttgaagtcatccggcggaacggtggtgaagtcgagctccccgcCCACTtacccacttggaccgcgaccttcttagccactccttggacgcgtctcatttTCCCATTGACCGGCTTGCAGCGTGTTAGCATCCCGCAAAACAAGCCCCAACCGATCGGCTTCttctttcgtaacaaagttgtgggaggcACCGAGTCGATCAAAGCTCGTGCgtgcttcccattcaccatcatgtccacgtacatgagcccgtcgGAATTCTTGGCGGAGGAAGCTTCGTActtccccatcgcgctgatcctctgaagtgagcccatccgtggttggtcttccccatcactcgagtcttcgttacactcttggtgataggTTGCCAACGCTCCATCAAGATGTTCTTGAGCTCCTTtcggcatcttcttgaacatggcattgaactctgcttggttcggacaatcggccatcttgtgaggacccttgcacacaaaacacgcgaacggtctcttcgttgtggaCGCAAAGAGAGTTTCCCAccttcgaagacgagcttgagggcgagtttgtggtgctcgccgattgggcttgacttccttgcgaGCGGGAACCGACTGCATTCCCAATGAAATGGCGCTGTTTTGgggcctttgtccattgtacccactcGTGACGCACCCAAagtattccccgttggtg
The sequence above is a segment of the Silene latifolia isolate original U9 population unplaced genomic scaffold, ASM4854445v1 scaffold_735, whole genome shotgun sequence genome. Coding sequences within it:
- the LOC141640236 gene encoding secreted RxLR effector protein 161-like, giving the protein MKYRRLVGRLIYLTITRPDLVYAVHILSQFVHAPRKEHWDAVLRVTRYLKGNPGKGIVIDKSCDFKLKGYSDSDFAKCPLSRRSLTGYFVVFGNSPISWKAKKQTTVAKSTAEAEYRALAAVTSEVIWLKSFLASLGVSHAQSIELFCDNKAALHIAKNPVFHDRTKHIEIDCHFIRHHLVLGTISTSYIRSKEQIADLFTKALGGDAFRYLQSKLGIGLPSAPT